The stretch of DNA CGAAACGGCCCCTGCTGATAGTTGGCTCCCAGATCCACGAGGAAGATGTGCTCGCAAAAGTTGTGGACATGGGACATGCAGGAATACAGATAGCTGCCATTGGGAATGCCTACAAATCCCTCGGCGATAAGGGACTGGATGTCCATTATGCGAACTTGCATGCGCTTGCATCATACCTGTGCGATCCGAATTGGCGCGGACTGGATGGAAAAGGCGGATACGACCTAGTGGTGTTTTTCGGAATTACGTATTATTACGCATCGCAGGCGATATCGGCACTTAAGAATTTCTCAGACATCAAGGTCATATCCCTGGATAAATACTATCATCCGAATGCGTTTATGTCATTCGGCAACCTTAAGAAAGACGTGTTCATTGCAGCTCTTGACGAGGTCATAAAAGAGTTGCCGAAAAGATAAAGACCCAAGTACCCCGTATTTAAATACGGGGACTGATAAAAGACAGGACGACAATCATGGCAAACGAATTTCCCTTTGAAATCTCACCCATGTTCGAGGGTGAACGTGTACGAAAAGATGATATGTTTGTTGAACTCGCAGGTCCCAAATCGCGGGGATTTGAACTCGTGAGGGCGGCAGCATCAGATGAGCTCGAGAAC from Candidatus Methanoperedens sp. encodes:
- the cdhB gene encoding CO dehydrogenase/acetyl-CoA synthase complex subunit epsilon, which codes for MTAKTHVKPSGHKAPAEGHAEKHIEKHVEKPVEEVSIKSVEKPPEKIIDTTRQAVPFDTGNIPGPKMAKAVMPAVSGKMLARAKRPLLIVGSQIHEEDVLAKVVDMGHAGIQIAAIGNAYKSLGDKGLDVHYANLHALASYLCDPNWRGLDGKGGYDLVVFFGITYYYASQAISALKNFSDIKVISLDKYYHPNAFMSFGNLKKDVFIAALDEVIKELPKR